A single Ignavibacteria bacterium DNA region contains:
- a CDS encoding sugar ABC transporter permease has translation MKESKLVNFFIYLFLIVFTIGTLYPVLNVFSISLRPGDKLLSTSLEIIPDNATFKSYVELFTNRDFLLWIWNSTFISLVVTITGVVLASTAGYALSRFNFIGKQLSMTGIIITQMFPATMLLLPMYIMLIELGLLNSYFGIIIVYTSTALPFCVWQMKGYYDTIPFSLEEAARIDGCTRFQAFYKIILPLAAPALVITALFSFMAAWSEYIVAAQILQDTKLYTLPLGLKSFQSNLTTEWGLYAAASLVVSIPVVILFVVLSKWLVSGLTLGSVKG, from the coding sequence ATGAAAGAAAGTAAACTCGTTAACTTTTTTATCTATTTGTTTTTAATAGTATTCACGATAGGAACGCTCTACCCAGTTTTAAATGTCTTCAGTATTTCGCTGCGTCCTGGAGATAAACTACTTTCGACCTCACTTGAGATTATTCCCGATAATGCTACTTTCAAGTCATATGTTGAACTTTTTACCAATAGAGATTTTCTTCTTTGGATTTGGAATTCAACTTTCATTTCTCTCGTTGTGACAATTACTGGAGTCGTGCTTGCTTCAACGGCCGGATATGCATTATCGAGATTTAATTTTATCGGTAAACAATTGAGCATGACTGGTATCATAATAACGCAAATGTTTCCAGCAACAATGCTTCTTCTTCCAATGTATATCATGCTGATTGAACTCGGACTTTTGAACAGTTATTTTGGAATTATCATCGTTTACACTTCAACCGCTTTGCCATTCTGCGTCTGGCAAATGAAAGGATACTATGATACTATTCCATTCAGTCTTGAAGAAGCCGCACGAATAGACGGATGTACTCGGTTTCAAGCTTTTTATAAAATTATACTTCCGCTTGCGGCTCCTGCATTAGTAATAACCGCACTTTTTTCTTTTATGGCAGCGTGGTCTGAATATATTGTTGCAGCACAAATTCTGCAGGACACAAAACTTTATACGCTTCCGCTGGGACTTAAGTCATTCCAATCCAATCTCACAACAGAGTGGGGATTGTATGCCGCAGCTTCGTTGGTTGTGAGCATTCCAGTCGTAATTTTGTTTGTTGTGCTCAGTAAATGGTTAGTATCTGGATTAACACTTGGCAGTGTGAAAGGGTAG